The DNA sequence GTAGCCGCCGTTGCGGTTCTGGTAGCGCGGCCCGATCTCGGTGAACAGGACGTGCACGATCTCCTTGTCACGGATCGTGCTCGCTACCTGCCGCCGAGCGTGCAGGTCGCCTCGCTTGGCCTTGGTGATCAGCCGCTCCGCCACCGGGCGCAGCCGACGAGCCTTGGTCTCGGTGGTGGTGATGCGACCGTGCTCGAACAGCGCAGTGGCCAGGTTGGCGAGGATCGCACGCTGGTGCGACGGCGAACCGCCCAGGCGAGCACCCTTGGTGGGCGTGGGCATCGTGATCTTCTCTCCTGTGTTGTCAGTAGTCGGCCTCGGCGTCCAGAGGCGTCATGACGGTTAGTACTGCTCGTCCTCGGCAAAGGACTGGTCGTCGTCACCGTAGCTGTCCACAGCCGCGGTGGGGTCGAAGCCCGGGGCACTGTCCTTCAGCCCGAGGCCCATAGTGACCAGCTTGGCCTTGACCTCGTCGATCGACTTCTGCCCGAAGTTGCGGATGTCGAGCAGATCGGCCTCGCTACGCGAAACCAGCTCACCCACGGTGTGGATGCCCTCCCGCTTGAGGCAGTTGTACGACCGGACCGTGAGTTGAAGGTCCTCGATCGGCAACGCGAGATCGGCGGCAAGCTGCGCGTCGACCGGCGACGGGCCGATCTCGATACCCTCGGCCTCGACATTGAGCTCCCGCGCCAGGCCGAACAGCTCGACGAGGGTGCTACCGGCCGAAGCAAGGGCATCACGAGGCCGCAGCGCAGCCTTGGTCTCGACGTCGACGATCAGCTTGTCGAAGTCGGTGCGCCCCTCAACCCGCGTGGCCTCGACCTTGTAGGTCACCTTCAGCACCGGCGAGTAGATCGAGTCGACCGGAATCCGGCCGATCTCGGCGTCGTTGCGCTTGTTCTGAACCGCGGAGACGTAGCCACGGCCGCGCTCGACCGTCAGCTCCATCTCGAGCTTGCCCTTGCCGTTCAGGGTGGCGATGTGCAGTTCGGGGTTGTGCACCTCGACGCCGGCCGGCGGCGCGATGTCCGCCGCGGTGACGGCGCCCGGTCCCTGCTTGCGCAGGTACATGACCACCGGCTCGTCGTGCTCCGAGGACACGACCAGACCCTTGAGGTTCAGGATGACGTCGGTGACGTCCTCCTTGACCCCGGGGATGGTGGTGAACTCGTGCAGCACACCGTCAATCCGGATTGAGGTGATGGCCGCGCCGGGAATCGACGACAGCAACGTACGGCGCAACGAGTTGCCGAGCGTGTAGCCGAAGCCAGGCTCGAGTGGCTCGATGGTGAACCGAGAGCGGTAATCCGACAGCGACTCTTCGCTGAGATTTGGACGCTGGGTGATGAGCACGGGAACTTCCTTTCCGCGACGCCCGCTATATGACGGCCGCGATCAGGGACGGTGCTGGACGAGCGGCAGCCCGCCCAGCACCATGACGTTTTCTGGTGGTGCCTTACTTAGAGTAGAACTCGACGATCAGCTGTTCCTGCACCGGCGTGTCGATCTGCTGCCGGGTCGGAAGCTGGTGGACGAGGATCCGCATGGCGTTGGGAATGACTTCGAGCCACGCGGGGACCGGGCGCTCGCCGTGCGTCTCGCGAGCGATGATGAACGGCGTCATCTCCTTGGACTTGTCCCGAACGTCAATGACGTCGTGTGCGCTGACCTGGTACGACGGGACGTTGACCTTGCGGCCGTTGACCACGAAGTGGCCATGGACGACGAGCTGCCGGGCGTGCCGGCGGGTACGCGCAAGACCTGCTCGGTAGACGACGTTGTCAAGACGGGACTCAAGAATCTGCAGCAGCCGCTCGCCGGTGCGACCCTTGGTCTTGTTCGCCTCTTCATAGTAGCGCCGAAACTGCTTCTCCAGGACGCCGTACGTGTAACGCGCCTTCTGCTTCTCGTGCAGCTGGACGCGGTACTCGCTCTCCTTCTGTCGCGCCCGTCCGTGCTGGCCGGGCGGGTAGGGGCGGCGTTCGTAGGCTTTGTCCTCGCCGAGCAGGTCGACGCCGAGCCGACGCGACTTCTTGGTGATAGGACCGGTGTAACGAGCCATGGTGGTTCAGATCTCCTCGGGTCTCGTGCGGCTCAGACGCGCCGGCGCTTGGGCGGACGGCAACCGTTGTGCGCCTGCGGGGTCACGTCGGAGATCGACCCGACCTCCAGACCGACGGCCTGCAGCGATCGGATGGCGGTCTCACGGCCTGATCCCG is a window from the Phytoactinopolyspora mesophila genome containing:
- the rpsD gene encoding 30S ribosomal protein S4, coding for MARYTGPITKKSRRLGVDLLGEDKAYERRPYPPGQHGRARQKESEYRVQLHEKQKARYTYGVLEKQFRRYYEEANKTKGRTGERLLQILESRLDNVVYRAGLARTRRHARQLVVHGHFVVNGRKVNVPSYQVSAHDVIDVRDKSKEMTPFIIARETHGERPVPAWLEVIPNAMRILVHQLPTRQQIDTPVQEQLIVEFYSK
- a CDS encoding DNA-directed RNA polymerase subunit alpha — translated: MLITQRPNLSEESLSDYRSRFTIEPLEPGFGYTLGNSLRRTLLSSIPGAAITSIRIDGVLHEFTTIPGVKEDVTDVILNLKGLVVSSEHDEPVVMYLRKQGPGAVTAADIAPPAGVEVHNPELHIATLNGKGKLEMELTVERGRGYVSAVQNKRNDAEIGRIPVDSIYSPVLKVTYKVEATRVEGRTDFDKLIVDVETKAALRPRDALASAGSTLVELFGLARELNVEAEGIEIGPSPVDAQLAADLALPIEDLQLTVRSYNCLKREGIHTVGELVSRSEADLLDIRNFGQKSIDEVKAKLVTMGLGLKDSAPGFDPTAAVDSYGDDDQSFAEDEQY